The nucleotide window GGGACGGCCTTATTTCCCGTATGCAGGGGAAAGGGACGGTCATCAATCCTTTTGCCCAGTGCCTGAAGAGCCGCATCGATACCAGCCGGGAAATTGACGGTTTCCTGGAGGAGGCGGGTTACAAGACTTCCGCGAAGTTACTGGGCTACCGGTGGCAGCAAGCTACGGCGGAAGAGGCGGAAAAACTGGGGATAGACGAGGGAGAGGAGATGCTGGTGGTGGAAAAGGTCTTCATGGCGGACCAGATCCCGGCCGCTTTTTACATCGACCGGATCCCCCGGCGAAAATTCCGCCACGAAGACTTCGGTCCCGCTGACATGGAAAGTTCCATGTTCGCTTTAGTGGAAAACGCCTGTGGGTGCCGCATTACCCACGACGTGCTGGAGTTTATTCCCACGGTAGCTGATGAAAAACTGGCCGCCGTATTCAAAATTCCGGTGAACACCCCGTTGCTGCGCTTGGATGTGGTGGTTTATCAGGGGGACGGCAGCCCGGTCATGTATGATACGGAGTATTATTACGACAAATTCATTCGTTTCACTTTATGCCGTAATGTAGCCTATACCTCTTAGGACTTCCGTTTCCTGGGTGGCTTTCTGGGTTGGATAAGCCACCTGGGGAGCAAAATAAACATTGAGGAGGATTTAAATGAAGAAAAAAATTATTGCCCTGCTGGTCTGTGTAGCATTGCTTGCAGCCTTGGGAGTAGGATGTGGTTCAAACGGTAACCAAAGCGGTGACAACGGAGCACCGGCTGGTGGCGAAAGCAGCACCGAAACGAAAAAGTATGCTCTGATTCTGGGTACCGGCGGACTGGGGGATCAATCTTTTAACGATCTCACCTATGAAGGCATGAAAAGGGCAGAAGCAGAGCTGGGCATTAAATTTGATTATGTCGAGCCAAAAGAAGTGGCTGATTTTGAAATCTTTCAAAATGATTTGGCCAGTACCGGTGAGTATGACCTGATTGTTTGTGTTGGTTTTGACCAAGTGGATGCATTGGCCAAAGTGGCTGCAGAATATCCGGAACAAAAATTCGCCTTGATCGATGCCGAACTGGAGTTACCAAATGTGGTGTGCTATGTATCCGAGGAACATGAAGGTTCTTTTCTGGTAGGAGCTCTAGCCGGTTTAATGAAGTTAGAGAAAGCCGATGCCCGCTTAAATGACCAGAACGTGCTGGGAGTAGTAGGTGCTCTGGATATTCCCCTCATTAGAAAATTTGTGGCTGGCTTTGAAGCTGGTGCCCGCTACGTCAATCCTGACATTGAAGTGCTTTACGACTATGTGGGTGATTTCAGCGACCCGGCAACGGCCAAGGAA belongs to Clostridia bacterium and includes:
- a CDS encoding GntR family transcriptional regulator, coding for MERGVVKKVQKQSAVQQALGNLKAYVYVLAAQGEYRLPSEEELAQQLGLSRLTLREALAVLERDGLISRMQGKGTVINPFAQCLKSRIDTSREIDGFLEEAGYKTSAKLLGYRWQQATAEEAEKLGIDEGEEMLVVEKVFMADQIPAAFYIDRIPRRKFRHEDFGPADMESSMFALVENACGCRITHDVLEFIPTVADEKLAAVFKIPVNTPLLRLDVVVYQGDGSPVMYDTEYYYDKFIRFTLCRNVAYTS
- a CDS encoding BMP family ABC transporter substrate-binding protein; translated protein: MKKKIIALLVCVALLAALGVGCGSNGNQSGDNGAPAGGESSTETKKYALILGTGGLGDQSFNDLTYEGMKRAEAELGIKFDYVEPKEVADFEIFQNDLASTGEYDLIVCVGFDQVDALAKVAAEYPEQKFALIDAELELPNVVCYVSEEHEGSFLVGALAGLMKLEKADARLNDQNVLGVVGALDIPLIRKFVAGFEAGARYVNPDIEVLYDYVGDFSDPATAKEIALSMNSKGADIIYHAAGGSGLGVFEAAKTNNFLAIGCNSNQNGIAPDVIVASMLKKVDTATYEAVKSAYEGTFKSGIYALGVKDEGIDYTIEGSSVEVPQSIIDKVEELKAQIKSGAIQVPTDIPEVEGFLASQN